A genome region from Colwellia sp. Arc7-D includes the following:
- a CDS encoding LysR family transcriptional regulator, with translation MRQLQLIQALARYQSLSVVAENLHISQPSVSIQLKNLSDLIGLPVYQMHGRKLTLTDAGKAVLRSANTIFQSLDNLKTDIDNLQGVITGTLLISVVTTAQYFLPLLLAAFAKQHPKVEIKLEIGNREKIQSRLIDNRDDFYIFSNIPQNVKVLETPFLDNEVVVVVPENHELAQFPKVSLARLSHYPFILREAGSGTREYTVELFKQHGLTLNEKMTIASSEAIKQAVAAGLGISVLSKHSLDFGIMPRVKIINVDHFPIRSKWRLVQNASRQPTLLANAFHKFMVENGDDILSTAVQNNL, from the coding sequence ATGAGGCAATTACAACTTATTCAAGCGTTGGCACGTTATCAAAGTTTGTCAGTTGTTGCCGAAAATCTGCATATATCGCAACCATCAGTGTCTATTCAGTTAAAGAATTTAAGCGATTTAATCGGCTTACCTGTCTACCAAATGCACGGGCGAAAACTAACCCTAACCGATGCAGGTAAGGCAGTGTTGCGCAGTGCAAATACCATATTTCAAAGTTTAGATAATCTCAAAACTGATATAGATAATTTACAAGGCGTGATCACAGGCACCTTATTAATTTCAGTTGTTACCACTGCACAATATTTTTTACCCTTGTTGCTAGCCGCCTTTGCCAAGCAACATCCAAAGGTCGAAATTAAGTTAGAGATAGGTAACCGAGAAAAAATACAAAGTCGACTCATTGATAATCGAGATGACTTTTATATTTTCAGTAATATTCCACAAAATGTAAAAGTGCTTGAAACACCTTTTTTAGATAATGAAGTGGTCGTAGTGGTGCCTGAAAATCATGAGTTAGCACAATTTCCAAAAGTGAGTTTAGCGCGCTTAAGCCATTACCCATTTATTTTGCGTGAGGCAGGCTCTGGTACTCGCGAATATACCGTAGAGCTATTTAAACAGCATGGCCTGACCTTAAATGAAAAAATGACCATTGCCAGTAGTGAAGCCATAAAACAAGCGGTTGCAGCGGGTTTAGGCATATCTGTGCTTAGCAAACACAGTTTAGATTTTGGTATTATGCCAAGGGTGAAAATTATTAATGTTGATCACTTTCCCATTCGCAGTAAATGGCGATTAGTGCAAAACGCCTCTCGACAGCCAACCCTACTCGCAAACGCTTTTCATAAGTTCATGGTAGAAAATGGCGACGATATTTTATCAACAGCCGTACAGAATAATTTGTAA
- a CDS encoding phytanoyl-CoA dioxygenase family protein — MLKSSGQWQRNYEEQGFFVVRSYFSVGEIAELRAVVLKFHQLWQQDNATFYQEEAFNSSLITGSEYLASDDRIALFNFISSKKVMDIVESVIANKPAFMNTQLFFNPVNPAQKDFWHRDCQYDHDLAGQKLAIQQTQVLHLRVPLFDELGMELVPETHKRWDNEEEFNVRQEEKGKLSSDDLSTGKKISLAAGDLLVFSADMIHRGLYGLDRLALDILVFDSAGDFVDYVDDDCLPDNSMLDKIADPRLFMNTLNLKSAT; from the coding sequence ATGTTAAAAAGTAGTGGTCAATGGCAGCGCAATTATGAAGAACAAGGTTTCTTTGTGGTGAGGAGTTATTTCAGTGTTGGAGAAATAGCAGAACTTAGAGCCGTGGTGTTAAAATTTCATCAATTATGGCAGCAAGACAATGCTACGTTTTATCAAGAAGAAGCGTTTAATTCTTCACTTATTACCGGCAGCGAATATTTAGCAAGCGACGATAGAATAGCCTTGTTCAATTTTATTAGCTCGAAAAAAGTGATGGATATTGTTGAGTCAGTGATCGCTAACAAACCTGCATTTATGAATACCCAATTATTTTTTAATCCTGTTAATCCTGCCCAAAAAGACTTCTGGCACCGTGACTGCCAGTATGATCATGATCTTGCAGGCCAGAAACTTGCCATTCAACAAACACAAGTACTGCACTTACGAGTTCCACTTTTTGATGAGCTAGGTATGGAACTTGTGCCAGAAACGCATAAGCGTTGGGATAACGAAGAAGAGTTCAATGTTCGACAAGAAGAAAAGGGCAAGCTGAGTAGTGATGATTTATCAACCGGTAAAAAAATAAGCTTAGCTGCTGGCGATTTACTGGTATTTTCAGCTGATATGATCCATCGTGGTTTATATGGCTTAGACCGATTAGCGTTAGATATTTTAGTGTTTGATTCTGCTGGAGATTTTGTTGATTATGTGGACGATGATTGTTTGCCAGATAATTCGATGCTAGATAAAATTGCTGATCCTAGGCTATTTATGAATACCCTAAATTTAAAATCGGCTACTTAG
- a CDS encoding HDOD domain-containing protein gives MLTNISTNFYDIMFGDINTNIPMSKLETKVLQKVKLILNTPSSLSQQIPVLPAMLVRLLNAIDDPDTSVLSFVKIIEQDPAFALAVLKAANSALYHRGDKEIVSLNRAITFLGLSGLLRIATTLLMAKVIPSKPIYYIMFGKQIWLHCVHCATLCELLAAKHDENVFDAYFLGLIHDLGKVIVFDCLSHALAEELSSLPGTTVFKKLMTEMSVSISYLIAIEWKLPKIYCEALKEQQTKPSSALAALLYKANQLTELYLMVDKGIMSDAECDKILTKNAIDKSIWLEFTHKAPEIENSII, from the coding sequence ATGCTAACTAACATTTCAACAAACTTTTATGACATTATGTTCGGAGATATTAATACTAATATCCCCATGAGTAAGCTAGAAACTAAAGTACTGCAAAAAGTTAAGCTTATTTTAAATACCCCTTCTAGCCTTAGCCAACAAATTCCAGTACTACCCGCGATGTTAGTTCGCTTGTTGAATGCAATTGACGATCCCGACACAAGTGTACTCAGCTTTGTTAAAATAATTGAGCAAGACCCCGCATTTGCTTTAGCTGTTCTAAAAGCAGCCAACTCCGCCCTTTATCATCGCGGTGACAAAGAAATAGTCTCGTTAAATCGTGCTATTACTTTTTTAGGGCTATCGGGTCTGTTACGTATCGCCACTACGCTCTTAATGGCTAAAGTTATTCCAAGCAAGCCGATTTATTACATTATGTTTGGTAAACAAATTTGGCTTCATTGTGTACATTGTGCAACGCTTTGTGAGCTTTTAGCGGCAAAGCATGATGAAAACGTTTTCGATGCTTACTTCTTGGGCTTAATTCACGATCTTGGAAAAGTCATCGTGTTTGATTGCTTATCACATGCGCTAGCTGAAGAATTATCAAGTCTGCCAGGCACAACCGTATTTAAAAAATTGATGACTGAAATGTCGGTTAGCATTAGTTATCTAATAGCCATTGAGTGGAAACTACCAAAAATTTACTGCGAAGCTTTGAAAGAACAACAAACTAAACCCAGCTCAGCTTTAGCTGCATTGTTGTATAAAGCAAATCAATTAACTGAATTATATTTAATGGTAGATAAAGGCATAATGTCTGATGCTGAGTGCGATAAAATACTCACTAAAAATGCCATAGATAAAAGTATTTGGCTTGAGTTTACTCATAAAGCCCCTGAAATAGAAAACAGCATAATTTAA
- a CDS encoding DNA/RNA non-specific endonuclease, translating into MQHKCFNEDEWRVPETAVSKFSLSKDNKLIVMTGPIFTTCDRFLTKGVGFEPVRIPSGFWKTLTYVDHNDKLVTSAYIFFQDTDTLRTTKAKQRIKLKNFRVTTTELQLWTGLEFEKQMFDSNPLCFYTGPEAIKVNRLKDLSNSTEALLAAGVIETDAYNEAKYTLELKVLYELIEELSWY; encoded by the coding sequence ATGCAACATAAGTGTTTTAATGAAGACGAATGGCGTGTACCAGAAACAGCGGTTTCTAAATTCAGTTTATCAAAAGACAATAAATTAATTGTGATGACAGGGCCAATTTTTACTACCTGCGATCGCTTTTTAACTAAAGGTGTTGGCTTTGAACCCGTTCGTATACCTTCAGGATTTTGGAAAACCCTTACTTATGTTGACCATAACGATAAGCTCGTTACCTCAGCATATATATTCTTCCAAGATACCGACACGTTAAGAACTACTAAAGCTAAGCAGCGCATTAAGTTAAAAAACTTCCGTGTAACGACAACAGAATTACAATTATGGACAGGGTTAGAGTTCGAAAAACAAATGTTTGATAGTAACCCGCTTTGTTTTTATACCGGCCCAGAAGCCATTAAAGTTAACAGGTTAAAAGATTTATCTAATTCAACAGAAGCCTTATTAGCTGCAGGGGTTATAGAAACTGACGCTTATAACGAAGCAAAATACACCCTTGAACTGAAAGTGCTTTATGAATTGATTGAAGAGTTGAGTTGGTATTAA
- the ppc gene encoding phosphoenolpyruvate carboxylase produces the protein MLETISQNIRSLGSVLGKTIANDKGQRWLENVERVRLLAKDGVAQDTLAIDELQTLFESCDEQDLLIYGRAFSQFLNLANIAEQQHTTSEQGLAELDLPHPLASLKEQVNGCTPEAFLSAINKLHIELVLTAHPTEVNRRTFIHKYHEVAEELAQSGADLNGRIEELIEQAWHTSEIRSQRPTPLDESRWGLDAIRDSLWFAVPTFVRELDELCRAVTGQALPLDATPITMASWMAGDRDGNPFVTAKLSKQAIINARLLAAELYLIDFQSLYLELSMNKASDELIVADTDNIGPYRHILKQTIAQLERSVSLLKENKTSGVIASPEALLKPLVICRENLLAAGLDRAANSMLLDVIRKIHCFGISLVKLDVRQHSEFHDQAISEITQSLGLGDYLSWNEQKRCEFLQQELNNPRPLLPKVTWSEQTQEVLDTFKFIAEQPKEVLGIYIISMASEQSDVLTVNLLMKATGLTWDMPIAPLFETLDDLNSAAGVIDKLLTDKDYTKRTHGAQHVMIGYSDSAKDAGVLAAAWAQYQAQEALVAAAKSHNIVLKLFHGRGGTIGRGGGPAHAAIASQPPGTLEGGLRVTEQGETIRFKFGLPNLAVRSLHLYASAILASLVKPQPAPKATWRKAMEDMAQSSCDIYRDYVCEQDDFVTYFRQATPEQELSSLPLGSRPSKRKSDGGIESLRAIPWIFAWSQNRLVVPSWLGFGQAISDAGVTHKDAIKDMLDNWPYFRARISLTEMVYLKSDINISKLYDQSLVEKSLLPMGEALRTQLTADRKTVLELLGQTESLESDPWNLTSFNLRRPYLLPLHLLQIEALKRLRKQPEHPVCEQLLMVSMTGIATGMRNTG, from the coding sequence ATGTTAGAAACCATATCACAAAATATTCGTTCACTTGGTTCGGTACTGGGTAAAACCATTGCCAATGATAAAGGCCAGCGTTGGCTAGAAAATGTTGAGCGTGTACGCTTACTTGCCAAAGATGGTGTTGCACAAGACACGCTTGCTATTGATGAGCTACAAACCTTATTTGAATCTTGCGATGAACAGGACTTATTAATTTATGGTCGCGCGTTTAGCCAATTTCTGAATCTGGCTAATATTGCAGAGCAGCAACATACCACTAGCGAACAAGGCTTAGCAGAGCTTGATTTACCACACCCATTAGCCTCTTTAAAAGAGCAAGTGAATGGTTGTACGCCAGAAGCATTTTTGTCAGCCATTAATAAACTCCATATTGAGTTAGTGTTAACTGCGCATCCAACAGAAGTTAATCGTCGTACGTTTATTCATAAATACCATGAAGTTGCAGAAGAATTAGCGCAATCAGGTGCTGATTTAAATGGCCGCATTGAAGAGTTAATTGAACAAGCGTGGCACACCAGTGAAATACGTTCGCAACGCCCAACTCCATTAGACGAGTCGCGCTGGGGTTTAGATGCTATTCGCGATAGCTTATGGTTTGCTGTACCGACTTTTGTGCGTGAGCTTGACGAATTATGTCGGGCGGTTACTGGCCAAGCATTACCTTTAGATGCAACACCAATAACTATGGCAAGTTGGATGGCAGGTGACCGTGATGGTAATCCGTTTGTTACTGCCAAGTTAAGTAAACAAGCGATTATTAATGCAAGGCTGCTGGCGGCTGAGTTGTATTTAATCGATTTTCAAAGTCTCTATCTTGAGCTTTCGATGAATAAAGCCAGTGATGAATTAATCGTTGCGGATACTGATAACATTGGTCCTTATCGTCATATTTTAAAGCAAACCATTGCACAACTAGAGCGTAGTGTTTCGCTGTTGAAAGAAAATAAAACTAGTGGCGTTATCGCTAGCCCAGAAGCATTGCTCAAGCCTTTAGTTATTTGTCGTGAGAACTTATTAGCTGCAGGACTCGACCGAGCTGCTAATTCAATGTTACTAGACGTTATTCGTAAAATACATTGTTTTGGGATTTCATTAGTTAAGCTTGATGTTCGCCAACACAGTGAATTTCATGATCAAGCCATTTCAGAAATTACCCAAAGTTTAGGCTTAGGCGATTATTTATCGTGGAATGAACAAAAACGTTGTGAATTTCTTCAACAAGAACTTAACAACCCAAGACCACTCTTACCGAAAGTAACATGGAGCGAGCAAACGCAAGAAGTGCTCGATACGTTCAAGTTCATAGCAGAACAACCTAAAGAAGTATTAGGTATCTATATTATCTCGATGGCCAGTGAGCAAAGCGATGTTCTAACGGTTAACTTATTAATGAAGGCGACAGGCCTTACTTGGGATATGCCGATTGCACCACTGTTTGAAACCCTAGACGATTTAAACAGTGCCGCAGGTGTTATTGATAAGTTATTAACCGATAAAGATTACACAAAACGTACGCATGGCGCGCAGCACGTAATGATAGGTTATAGTGATTCAGCAAAAGATGCTGGCGTGCTAGCTGCAGCATGGGCGCAGTATCAGGCTCAAGAAGCATTAGTTGCAGCAGCTAAAAGTCATAATATTGTGCTGAAATTATTTCATGGTCGAGGTGGCACTATCGGCCGTGGCGGCGGGCCAGCTCATGCAGCTATTGCATCGCAACCTCCAGGAACTTTAGAAGGTGGCCTAAGAGTTACAGAGCAGGGCGAAACCATTCGCTTTAAATTTGGTTTACCTAATTTAGCCGTAAGGAGCTTACATTTATATGCCAGTGCAATATTAGCCAGCTTAGTTAAACCGCAACCTGCGCCGAAAGCCACATGGCGAAAAGCGATGGAAGACATGGCACAAAGCAGTTGTGATATTTATCGTGACTATGTCTGTGAGCAAGACGATTTTGTTACTTATTTTCGACAAGCCACCCCTGAGCAAGAGCTGTCATCTTTACCATTAGGCTCTCGTCCTAGTAAACGTAAGTCTGACGGCGGTATTGAATCGTTACGTGCTATTCCGTGGATATTTGCATGGAGCCAAAATCGATTAGTAGTACCCAGTTGGTTAGGTTTTGGTCAGGCGATTTCAGATGCAGGTGTAACGCACAAAGACGCGATTAAAGATATGCTAGATAACTGGCCATACTTTAGAGCCCGTATCTCGCTGACTGAAATGGTGTATTTAAAGTCTGATATTAATATCTCTAAATTATACGATCAAAGCTTAGTTGAAAAGAGCTTACTGCCCATGGGCGAAGCATTAAGAACACAGTTAACCGCGGATAGAAAAACAGTGCTTGAGTTACTTGGACAAACAGAGTCTTTGGAGAGTGATCCTTGGAACCTGACTTCATTTAATTTACGCCGTCCGTACCTGCTACCTTTGCACTTATTGCAGATAGAAGCATTAAAACGTTTACGAAAACAACCTGAACATCCGGTTTGTGAACAGCTATTAATGGTTAGCATGACAGGTATCGCAACGGGAATGCGAAATACGGGTTAG
- a CDS encoding MYG1 family protein: MNNITIVTHNGNFHADDVFGIAALKQVFPAFNLVRTRDLSVIAQADIVIDVGGEYDADAGRFDHHQRGGAGARENGIPYSSFGLIWQKYGLQICKGNQEVAHSVDAGLVSTIDAIDCGHVEGVAQGISLSQTISMFNPTWQEESHFDTCFDEAVEFASRVLARFIASADGGISAKSIVAEAIEKAEDPRVIVLEKYTPWKTTVHKLSEQALYMVYPSGSGPWRIQTVPVEPGSFEDRKSLPAPWAGLSNEALQEVTGIDDAMFCHNGLFIAGAESFESTMKMAAIALETP, from the coding sequence TTGAATAATATAACGATAGTAACTCACAACGGTAACTTTCATGCTGACGATGTTTTCGGTATTGCCGCACTTAAGCAAGTATTCCCTGCTTTTAACCTAGTTCGTACCCGTGACTTAAGTGTAATAGCTCAAGCAGATATTGTTATTGATGTAGGTGGTGAATATGACGCTGATGCTGGTCGTTTCGATCATCATCAACGTGGCGGTGCAGGTGCCCGTGAAAATGGTATTCCTTATTCATCATTTGGTTTAATTTGGCAAAAGTATGGTTTACAAATATGTAAAGGTAATCAAGAAGTTGCTCATTCAGTTGATGCAGGTTTAGTGTCAACTATTGACGCCATAGACTGCGGACATGTTGAAGGTGTTGCTCAAGGTATTAGTCTTAGCCAGACCATCTCAATGTTTAATCCAACTTGGCAAGAAGAGAGCCACTTTGATACTTGTTTCGATGAAGCCGTAGAGTTTGCCTCGCGAGTATTAGCGCGTTTTATCGCCTCTGCTGACGGTGGTATCAGTGCTAAATCAATCGTTGCTGAAGCAATTGAGAAAGCTGAAGATCCACGTGTGATTGTGTTAGAAAAATACACACCTTGGAAAACAACAGTACATAAACTGTCTGAACAAGCTTTATATATGGTTTACCCATCAGGATCTGGCCCATGGCGTATTCAAACCGTGCCGGTTGAACCAGGATCATTCGAAGATAGAAAATCATTACCTGCTCCATGGGCTGGCTTGTCGAACGAAGCGCTGCAAGAAGTTACCGGTATCGACGATGCGATGTTCTGTCACAATGGCTTATTTATCGCCGGTGCAGAATCATTTGAAAGTACCATGAAAATGGCAGCTATCGCGCTAGAAACACCCTAG
- a CDS encoding lytic murein transglycosylase, translating to MTASNYLVKQIMTFFNYRKLITTCALLPMLANATIADENFEQCKINLAERAKNTGFSTYITQTVIDNITPIERVITLDKKQPEFTQTFEQYIKARVSNYHVRVGKEKLQQNKVLFDRLESKYGIPRQYLVSFWGLETVFGKHKGKMSVLNSLATLACDQRRSEFFTLELLNLFTLIETEKVKVEQLQGSWAGAMGHMQFMPTAFLKYAVDGDNDGNVDIWQSEADALTTAANYLNKIGWQAQERWGREVKLPENFAFEKVSFDQYYPLSYFQQLGVTKTNNQALSSYDIQAELYLPSGHQGPAFLLYPNFNVIMTWNLSKSYALSVGLLANKLIGVDGLKFLQSQQALDNRYSFEEMKTLQSQLNTLGFETGKPDGIWGPKSRDAIRSFQLKHQLIADGYPNKALFSKIKLVMSENEEEKTDINKQS from the coding sequence ATGACCGCATCGAATTATCTGGTTAAACAAATTATGACTTTTTTCAATTACCGAAAACTTATAACGACCTGTGCACTTCTACCAATGCTGGCAAACGCAACTATTGCTGACGAAAACTTTGAGCAGTGCAAAATCAACTTAGCAGAACGTGCAAAAAACACAGGATTTTCCACTTATATAACTCAAACCGTTATTGATAATATTACGCCTATTGAACGCGTTATTACTTTAGATAAAAAACAACCTGAATTTACCCAAACCTTTGAGCAATACATCAAAGCCAGAGTGAGTAATTATCATGTCCGAGTTGGCAAAGAGAAACTACAACAAAACAAAGTACTATTTGATAGATTGGAAAGTAAGTACGGAATCCCCCGCCAATATTTAGTGTCATTTTGGGGTTTAGAAACCGTTTTTGGTAAACATAAAGGTAAAATGTCAGTGCTTAACTCGCTAGCAACACTGGCATGTGATCAACGCCGTAGTGAATTTTTCACTCTAGAATTATTAAACCTGTTCACTTTAATTGAAACAGAAAAAGTGAAGGTTGAGCAACTACAAGGTTCTTGGGCAGGTGCTATGGGACATATGCAGTTTATGCCAACCGCTTTTTTAAAATATGCCGTTGATGGCGACAATGACGGCAACGTTGATATTTGGCAAAGTGAGGCTGACGCACTAACTACCGCGGCTAATTACTTAAACAAGATAGGTTGGCAGGCACAAGAACGTTGGGGCAGAGAAGTTAAATTACCTGAAAACTTTGCCTTTGAGAAAGTCAGCTTTGATCAATACTACCCGCTGAGTTACTTTCAACAATTAGGTGTTACCAAAACCAACAACCAAGCACTATCGAGCTACGATATTCAGGCAGAACTTTATCTTCCTTCTGGTCATCAAGGGCCCGCTTTTTTACTCTACCCTAATTTCAACGTTATTATGACGTGGAACTTGTCGAAAAGTTACGCGCTTTCAGTCGGTTTATTAGCAAATAAGTTAATTGGTGTTGACGGGCTTAAGTTTTTGCAAAGCCAACAAGCGTTAGATAACAGATATAGCTTTGAAGAAATGAAAACGTTACAAAGCCAACTCAATACATTAGGTTTTGAAACCGGTAAACCTGATGGGATTTGGGGGCCGAAAAGTCGCGACGCTATTCGCTCATTCCAACTAAAACATCAACTTATTGCTGATGGATATCCAAATAAAGCTCTGTTTTCAAAAATTAAATTAGTTATGAGTGAAAATGAAGAAGAAAAAACTGATATCAATAAACAGAGTTAA
- a CDS encoding endonuclease — translation MKHNKKLLLTLLSSLSFLANADVLNGNFEAWSNASADNWTTVDSGISVNQNTNIIKTGTSSAAITVNTVTQSSTDFLQNIAVTAGQSYDFSVWVYHTEGGVKARLFADGYRGYSNPNLVNQWQQVSYTYAATTTKEIAIGLRFYDSTGFDGAETVYIDDFEPTTSAGTGGSACSSNDIAFSLTTDQYGYETSWSITNSSNVEQASGSNLSNSTSYSENFCLADGDYTFTINDSYGDGICCTYGNGSYDISLSGTSLVSGGTFTQTESKNFTLGTTGGGSGGNEGTYYQSITTQTGYSLKTALHNLINNHTAQGYGAIWTFYANNALDTYYDNDGSILDIYSEKPFGSDSYTYTKVTNQCGSYSGEGDCYNREHSFPKSWFGGKIEPMNSDIHHIFATDGFVNSKRSGFPYGEVASATFTSTNNSKLGSATAALGYNGTVFEPIDEFKGDLARAQLYMATRYQDVISNWQTNSTYGDAILDGSSNKVFETWQLNMLLRWHANDPVSQKEIDRNEAAYLHQGNRNPFIDHPEYVEKIWP, via the coding sequence TTGAAACATAATAAAAAATTACTACTAACTTTACTCAGTAGCCTCAGCTTTCTAGCGAATGCAGATGTACTAAATGGCAACTTTGAAGCCTGGTCAAATGCCAGCGCCGACAATTGGACTACCGTTGACTCTGGCATCAGCGTTAACCAAAATACCAATATAATTAAAACGGGCACCAGCTCCGCAGCCATAACGGTTAATACCGTGACACAAAGCTCGACCGACTTTTTACAAAATATTGCGGTTACTGCAGGGCAAAGTTATGATTTTTCAGTTTGGGTATATCACACCGAAGGCGGCGTAAAAGCGAGACTTTTCGCTGACGGCTATCGAGGCTATTCGAACCCAAATTTAGTCAATCAATGGCAACAAGTTAGCTATACATATGCAGCAACTACCACAAAAGAAATAGCGATTGGCTTACGCTTTTATGACTCCACTGGGTTTGATGGTGCTGAAACCGTATATATTGATGATTTTGAACCCACCACTAGTGCAGGAACAGGTGGCTCAGCTTGTTCAAGTAATGATATCGCGTTTAGTTTAACTACCGATCAATACGGCTATGAAACTAGCTGGTCAATCACTAACAGTAGCAACGTAGAGCAAGCTAGTGGTAGCAACTTAAGTAACTCTACTAGCTACAGCGAAAATTTTTGTTTAGCTGATGGCGACTATACCTTCACCATAAACGACAGCTATGGCGATGGAATATGCTGTACTTATGGCAATGGCTCGTATGATATTTCACTTTCGGGTACATCCCTTGTTTCAGGCGGTACGTTTACCCAAACAGAAAGTAAAAACTTTACCCTAGGTACTACGGGTGGTGGTTCAGGCGGTAATGAAGGCACTTATTATCAAAGCATTACCACACAAACTGGCTACAGCTTAAAAACCGCTTTACACAATCTAATTAACAACCACACGGCTCAAGGTTATGGCGCGATTTGGACCTTTTATGCTAATAACGCCTTAGATACCTACTATGATAACGATGGTTCAATTTTAGATATTTACTCAGAAAAACCTTTTGGCAGCGATAGTTATACTTATACAAAAGTGACTAATCAATGTGGTTCTTATAGCGGTGAAGGTGATTGTTACAATCGAGAACATTCATTTCCTAAAAGTTGGTTTGGCGGAAAAATTGAGCCAATGAATTCAGATATTCATCATATTTTTGCTACCGATGGTTTTGTAAACTCAAAGCGCAGTGGCTTCCCTTATGGTGAAGTAGCTAGTGCAACGTTCACTTCTACCAACAATAGTAAACTCGGCTCAGCCACTGCAGCATTAGGTTATAACGGCACAGTATTTGAACCTATTGATGAATTTAAAGGTGATTTAGCACGCGCTCAACTTTACATGGCAACTCGCTATCAAGATGTAATTTCAAATTGGCAAACAAATAGCACTTACGGCGATGCTATATTAGACGGCAGTAGTAATAAAGTGTTCGAAACATGGCAGCTAAATATGCTATTACGCTGGCACGCTAACGACCCAGTAAGTCAAAAAGAAATTGATAGAAACGAAGCCGCTTATTTACATCAAGGTAACCGTAATCCGTTTATTGACCACCCTGAGTATGTAGAGAAAATTTGGCCGTAA
- a CDS encoding DNA/RNA non-specific endonuclease, with translation MRDGYQKDFLPSFNIELPKPSLSLSGDVLQPPGLLDGNVVIPYIHYSLIMSKSTKQALFSAANVDNAIAQTVSGYKGRKWFIDARVGRNNQITNSAYIGTPWDRGHLTRRTAVTWGITIQHYLLAMIAVLILMLLCNISVLMKTNGVYQKQRFLNSVYQKTIN, from the coding sequence GTGCGCGATGGTTATCAAAAAGATTTTTTACCTTCATTCAACATTGAGTTGCCTAAGCCAAGCTTATCCCTTTCAGGTGATGTGTTACAACCACCGGGCTTACTGGATGGCAATGTAGTCATTCCTTATATTCATTACTCGCTCATTATGAGTAAGTCTACCAAGCAGGCGCTATTTTCCGCTGCCAATGTTGATAACGCCATTGCGCAGACGGTATCGGGTTATAAAGGTCGTAAATGGTTTATTGATGCGCGTGTCGGGAGAAATAATCAAATAACCAATAGTGCTTATATCGGAACACCGTGGGATAGAGGACATTTAACTAGACGTACCGCAGTTACTTGGGGGATTACAATACAGCATTATCTGCTAGCAATGATAGCTGTGCTTATACTAATGCTTCTATGCAACATAAGTGTTTTAATGAAGACGAATGGCGTGTACCAGAAACAGCGGTTTCTAAATTCAGTTTATCAAAAGACAATAAATTAA